One Phaseolus vulgaris cultivar G19833 chromosome 2, P. vulgaris v2.0, whole genome shotgun sequence DNA window includes the following coding sequences:
- the LOC137810875 gene encoding sulfiredoxin, chloroplastic/mitochondrial isoform X2, whose product MANFVLQVPNTLKSFTLFASYNPNGGSGSSSGGGGGPVILEIPIDKIRRPLMRTRANDPNKVKELMDSIKEIGLQVPIDVLEVDGVFYGFSGCHRYEAHQRLGLPTIRCKIRRGTKETLRHHLR is encoded by the exons atggcAAATTTTGTTCTGCAGGTTCCAAATACTTTGAAGAGTTTCACTTTGTTTGCTTCGTACAACCCCAACG GTGGTTCTGGAAGCAGTAGTGGTGGGGGTGGAGGTCCTGTGATATTGGAAATTCCTATAGATAAGATTAGAAGGCCTTTGATGAGGACTAGAGCAAATGATCCAAACAAAGTTAAGGAATTAATGGATAGTATCAAGGAAATTGGTCTTCAAGTGCCT ATTGATGTCCTGGAGGTTGATGGAGTCTTTTATG GTTTCTCTGGCTGTCATCGCTATGAGGCTCACCAGCGCCTTGGACTCCCCACCATCCGTTGCAAAATACGCCGTGGTACAAAAGAGACTCTAAG GCACCATCTGCGCTAA
- the LOC137810875 gene encoding sulfiredoxin, chloroplastic/mitochondrial isoform X1 produces the protein MANFVLQVPNTLKSFTLFASYNPNGAPPGGSGSSSGGGGGPVILEIPIDKIRRPLMRTRANDPNKVKELMDSIKEIGLQVPIDVLEVDGVFYGFSGCHRYEAHQRLGLPTIRCKIRRGTKETLRHHLR, from the exons atggcAAATTTTGTTCTGCAGGTTCCAAATACTTTGAAGAGTTTCACTTTGTTTGCTTCGTACAACCCCAACG gaGCTCCACCAGGTGGTTCTGGAAGCAGTAGTGGTGGGGGTGGAGGTCCTGTGATATTGGAAATTCCTATAGATAAGATTAGAAGGCCTTTGATGAGGACTAGAGCAAATGATCCAAACAAAGTTAAGGAATTAATGGATAGTATCAAGGAAATTGGTCTTCAAGTGCCT ATTGATGTCCTGGAGGTTGATGGAGTCTTTTATG GTTTCTCTGGCTGTCATCGCTATGAGGCTCACCAGCGCCTTGGACTCCCCACCATCCGTTGCAAAATACGCCGTGGTACAAAAGAGACTCTAAG GCACCATCTGCGCTAA